One region of Chryseobacterium sp. SORGH_AS_0447 genomic DNA includes:
- a CDS encoding STM3941 family protein yields MEIIKIPSSKRKKILLILGLLIVLILEIPLIINSENYTSTLFKSAIFIKITSIIGALITILALIIYCSIVFTKKMDIIISEKGIEDNSSYVSIGMIFWDDITSIKHIDVMSTKFLIINVRDPDKYINKQSNFKKKLLRRNLKTYGSPISISSNALSCDFNELEKIILKYYNENK; encoded by the coding sequence ATGGAAATAATTAAAATACCAAGTAGTAAAAGAAAAAAAATTTTGTTAATATTAGGATTATTGATAGTTCTAATTCTTGAAATACCTTTGATAATAAATTCTGAAAATTATACTTCAACATTATTTAAGAGTGCAATATTTATAAAGATTACAAGTATTATAGGAGCGTTGATTACTATTTTAGCTTTAATTATTTACTGTAGTATTGTTTTTACAAAAAAAATGGACATAATAATAAGTGAAAAGGGTATTGAAGATAATTCTAGTTATGTAAGTATCGGAATGATTTTTTGGGATGATATTACATCAATAAAACATATTGATGTGATGTCTACAAAGTTCTTAATAATTAATGTAAGAGACCCTGATAAATATATAAATAAACAAAGTAATTTTAAGAAAAAGCTATTACGAAGGAATCTTAAGACTTATGGTTCACCTATTTCAATATCTTCAAATGCTTTAAGTTGTGACTTTAATGAACTTGAAAAGATTATTCTAAAATATTATAATGAGAATAAATAA
- a CDS encoding RHS repeat-associated core domain-containing protein, translated as MGNVRVSFARNSAGALQLKNNNDYYPFGMNHLKTGNSYFGAGSYVKYKFGGKELQETGMYDFGARIYMADVGRWFATDPMAEANPGLSVYRYGFNNPIMFTDPNGMLEQAQIDHMWNNSGTGVTSWSFNTDGSPKMNSYNPMEDSDINHLLAAFSGVASGGGSARISFFTGTATQTSYKIGNDLYGVGNFGQGHTVLIKNSNEHEKISLDGYISTVGNLNDFCDSTGKGLENAGLTRLGTNGRLYLPTANGRVFYGNQYVRTIALAKYGVKIGKIAGPIGNGLNVVKVGVGVYKDGGTYGHHAKVATAGVIGGTAGAWMGAKAVGALFGEIRTAFGPEGTAAGLIIGGIIGGFAGSYYGGEVMESWAR; from the coding sequence TTGGGAAATGTAAGGGTCAGTTTCGCCAGAAACAGCGCAGGCGCTCTTCAGCTTAAAAACAACAACGATTACTATCCGTTCGGGATGAACCACCTGAAGACGGGGAATTCTTATTTTGGGGCGGGAAGCTATGTGAAGTATAAATTCGGAGGAAAGGAGCTTCAGGAAACGGGAATGTATGATTTTGGAGCCAGGATTTATATGGCGGATGTTGGAAGATGGTTTGCCACTGATCCTATGGCTGAAGCGAATCCGGGACTTTCCGTATATCGTTATGGATTCAATAATCCGATCATGTTTACCGATCCAAACGGGATGCTGGAACAGGCACAGATCGATCATATGTGGAATAATTCAGGTACAGGAGTAACAAGCTGGTCCTTTAATACTGACGGAAGTCCAAAGATGAATTCTTATAATCCGATGGAGGATTCGGATATTAATCATTTATTGGCAGCATTTAGTGGTGTCGCTTCGGGAGGAGGCTCGGCTAGAATATCTTTCTTTACTGGAACTGCAACTCAGACTTCCTATAAAATTGGTAATGATCTTTATGGAGTGGGAAATTTTGGACAAGGACATACAGTATTGATAAAAAATAGCAATGAACATGAAAAAATATCCTTAGATGGTTACATTAGCACTGTAGGAAATTTGAATGATTTTTGTGATAGTACTGGAAAAGGACTTGAAAATGCTGGATTGACAAGACTTGGTACAAATGGGAGATTATACTTACCAACTGCAAATGGACGTGTATTTTATGGGAACCAATATGTTAGAACTATAGCTTTGGCAAAATATGGTGTTAAAATAGGAAAAATTGCAGGTCCGATAGGTAATGGTTTAAATGTTGTAAAAGTTGGTGTCGGAGTTTATAAAGATGGTGGAACATATGGACATCACGCAAAGGTTGCAACGGCTGGTGTAATTGGTGGTACAGCAGGGGCATGGATGGGAGCAAAAGCGGTTGGAGCGTTATTTGGCGAAATTAGAACAGCATTCGGTCCAGAAGGAACAGCTGCAGGTCTTATTATTGGAGGTATAATAGGTGGCTTTGCAGGTTCATATTATGGAGGAGAAGTTATGGAAAGTTGGGCCAGATGA
- a CDS encoding DUF6443 domain-containing protein — MKKISIIGGFLLAWGQFFAQTISPTGTQNYIYSKNCLDADCIKKAETVQYFDGLGRPKQIVGIKASPAQKDVVSHIEYDMYGRQSKSYLPVPQTGSQNGAFYENPLNNAADPEIYGAEKIYSEQVIENAPLTRIKKSYNVGEAWKDKPVSYSYNTNTSANEVKKYGISTTWVEGRTDSQLGFTGAYYPVNTLMKTSVTDEDGNTTTEYKNGKGQTVLIRKNDGMQDVDTYYIYNEYNQLAFVLPPLASALASIDETKRNSLCYQYRYDDFGRLVEKRIPGKGWEYLVYDKQDRVVLTQDAMLAGTTNNFAKKGWMFTKYDKFGRVAYTGFFANTASRSVMQTAINNMSANAGNNEERSTTPFTLNGIEVYYTKNAFPTGSMTVLSVNYYDTYPPLPNEVIVPTNILGQDVLTQDAQNAAVSTKTLPTATFTKNIEDNGWTKDFIWYDKKGRPIGSHSVNYLGGYTKTESLLDFAGVTQKTNVYHLRKQGETGVTVKERFVYDPQYRLLQHYHQVDSKPEELLTENTYNELSELKNKKVGNNLQSIDYDYNIRGWLTEINKDQMAAADLGGKLFAYKVKYNQKDGISNPDQALFSNKNVTAKYNGNIAETDWRSVETIGVNPSITPKRYGYAYDALNRLSAGYYQNPGNPYSKENTESLDYDVNGNITDLYRTSIAEYGSTTATLIDKLKYDYNGNQATNINDYSYNQTGYEGGGQLIKYDLNGNMTEMPDKGMDIKYNHLNLSNFLHLNRGGVEDITINTKYRADGTKLRKENTTIVSGFSGSTTSKTMVDYLDGFQYSKTESPNTGGGGSSEMFSARAMQPQTFSPEQSGSEKGAPKTADLQFLPTAEGFYDYINDQYIYQYKDHLGNVRVSFARNSAGGLQLKDNNDYYPFGMNHLKTGNSYFGAGSYVKYKFNGVELQETGLYAMDWRNYQADIARFSGVDELSESYDGFSPYHFAMNNPVLYSDPTGMYSTDHNGNYSTTNTDEIRRLQSFFGNGGSVNGVKGLISVDETFKEDIPELVISVSKWHYAFTGDYLTGGDKKTIFNHLDKYIGAMATITQWNGDRGFWGNWANSENFWAGLSYSLANNFYLGLQMIDTFNWMGTKRMSGYTGRLAFSNLDDSSQFDSGNRLMAFATTFNPFGPKMTLNVPASFGAVGKSVLPQAAFRMTEDLAPLSASQFSMLFKGTSIARATPATRGLLNSYLNKGLNGVNSVGLYRTVYPAAAKAVIPHNDHNNR, encoded by the coding sequence ATGAAAAAGATATCAATCATCGGAGGTTTTCTGCTGGCCTGGGGACAATTCTTTGCCCAGACCATATCACCTACCGGTACCCAAAACTATATATACAGCAAGAATTGCCTGGATGCCGACTGCATAAAGAAGGCGGAAACCGTCCAATACTTCGACGGGTTGGGAAGGCCAAAACAGATAGTCGGGATCAAAGCTTCCCCCGCACAGAAAGATGTGGTAAGCCATATCGAATATGATATGTACGGAAGACAGTCCAAATCCTATCTGCCGGTTCCCCAGACGGGAAGCCAAAACGGTGCATTTTATGAAAACCCGTTAAACAATGCTGCGGATCCGGAGATTTACGGGGCTGAAAAAATATATTCGGAACAGGTGATCGAAAATGCGCCTTTAACGAGGATTAAAAAAAGCTATAATGTCGGCGAGGCTTGGAAAGACAAGCCGGTAAGCTACAGCTACAACACCAATACTTCCGCTAACGAAGTAAAGAAATACGGCATTTCCACCACCTGGGTGGAGGGCAGGACCGATTCCCAGCTGGGTTTCACCGGGGCTTATTATCCGGTAAATACCCTGATGAAAACTTCCGTTACCGATGAAGACGGGAACACCACGACGGAATATAAAAACGGCAAAGGGCAGACGGTGCTCATTAGGAAAAATGACGGAATGCAGGATGTTGACACCTATTATATCTATAACGAATACAACCAGCTGGCGTTCGTGCTTCCTCCGCTGGCATCGGCATTGGCATCGATTGATGAGACCAAACGGAACAGCCTGTGCTACCAGTACCGCTATGACGATTTCGGTAGGCTGGTGGAAAAGAGAATTCCGGGGAAAGGCTGGGAATACCTGGTGTATGACAAGCAGGACCGGGTGGTCTTAACACAGGATGCCATGCTTGCGGGAACAACCAATAACTTTGCTAAAAAAGGCTGGATGTTCACCAAATACGACAAGTTCGGGAGGGTGGCATACACCGGTTTTTTTGCCAATACCGCTTCCCGGTCGGTCATGCAGACTGCCATTAACAATATGTCAGCGAATGCAGGGAATAATGAAGAAAGGAGCACAACGCCTTTTACCCTGAACGGCATAGAAGTATATTATACCAAAAATGCATTCCCAACGGGAAGCATGACGGTATTGAGTGTCAATTATTACGATACCTATCCTCCGCTTCCCAATGAGGTTATTGTTCCGACGAACATCTTAGGACAGGATGTTTTAACACAGGATGCCCAGAACGCTGCGGTAAGCACGAAAACGCTGCCAACGGCTACTTTTACCAAAAATATAGAAGACAACGGCTGGACGAAGGATTTCATCTGGTATGATAAAAAGGGCAGACCTATCGGTTCCCATTCGGTTAATTACCTGGGAGGATATACCAAGACCGAATCCCTGCTGGATTTTGCGGGCGTGACCCAGAAAACCAATGTTTATCACCTGAGAAAGCAGGGAGAAACGGGAGTGACTGTAAAAGAAAGGTTTGTTTATGATCCTCAGTACAGGCTCCTTCAACATTACCACCAGGTGGACAGCAAACCCGAAGAGCTGCTTACCGAAAATACCTATAATGAGCTTTCAGAGCTGAAAAACAAAAAAGTAGGAAACAATCTGCAGAGCATCGATTATGACTACAACATCCGGGGCTGGCTGACGGAAATAAACAAAGACCAGATGGCCGCTGCCGACCTTGGCGGGAAGCTGTTTGCCTACAAAGTGAAGTACAACCAGAAAGACGGGATCAGTAATCCTGACCAGGCTTTGTTTTCCAACAAAAATGTAACGGCAAAATACAATGGAAATATTGCCGAAACAGACTGGCGGTCGGTGGAAACCATCGGGGTCAATCCTTCCATAACCCCTAAGAGATACGGGTATGCTTATGATGCATTAAACCGCCTGTCGGCAGGCTATTACCAGAATCCGGGCAATCCCTACAGCAAGGAGAATACGGAATCGCTGGATTATGACGTAAACGGGAACATCACGGATCTTTACAGGACCTCCATCGCAGAATACGGAAGCACAACCGCTACGCTGATTGATAAACTGAAATACGATTACAACGGCAACCAGGCCACCAACATCAATGATTATTCCTACAACCAGACCGGCTACGAAGGCGGCGGGCAGCTGATCAAATATGACCTGAACGGAAATATGACGGAAATGCCGGATAAAGGAATGGATATCAAATACAACCATCTCAACCTCTCCAATTTCTTACACCTGAACAGGGGTGGTGTCGAAGATATTACCATTAATACCAAGTATCGCGCGGACGGCACCAAGCTGAGAAAAGAAAACACCACTATAGTTTCCGGTTTTTCCGGATCTACCACTTCCAAAACCATGGTGGATTACCTGGACGGTTTCCAGTATTCCAAGACGGAATCCCCGAATACGGGAGGCGGGGGAAGCAGCGAAATGTTCTCGGCAAGGGCCATGCAGCCGCAGACCTTTTCCCCGGAACAGAGCGGATCTGAAAAAGGGGCACCCAAGACTGCCGACCTGCAATTCCTGCCCACCGCCGAAGGATTTTACGATTACATAAATGATCAGTATATTTACCAGTACAAAGACCATTTGGGAAATGTAAGGGTCAGTTTCGCCAGAAACAGCGCAGGCGGCCTTCAGTTAAAGGATAATAACGATTATTATCCGTTCGGGATGAACCACCTGAAAACGGGGAATTCTTATTTCGGAGCGGGAAGTTATGTGAAGTATAAATTCAATGGGGTAGAACTTCAGGAAACCGGTTTGTATGCTATGGATTGGAGGAATTACCAGGCAGATATAGCAAGATTTTCCGGAGTTGATGAACTATCTGAATCCTACGATGGCTTTTCTCCGTATCATTTTGCAATGAACAATCCTGTCTTATATTCTGATCCCACGGGAATGTATTCTACAGATCACAATGGGAATTACAGTACAACCAATACTGATGAAATAAGGAGATTGCAATCTTTTTTTGGTAATGGAGGAAGCGTGAATGGTGTTAAGGGGCTCATAAGTGTGGATGAAACTTTTAAAGAAGATATTCCTGAGCTAGTAATAAGTGTTTCTAAATGGCATTATGCTTTTACTGGCGACTATTTGACGGGTGGAGATAAAAAAACAATTTTTAATCATTTAGATAAATATATTGGAGCTATGGCAACGATTACTCAATGGAATGGAGACCGAGGATTTTGGGGCAACTGGGCTAATTCAGAAAACTTCTGGGCTGGCTTATCTTATAGTTTAGCTAATAATTTTTATTTAGGTTTACAAATGATAGATACTTTCAATTGGATGGGAACTAAACGAATGTCAGGTTATACAGGGCGTTTAGCATTTAGCAATTTAGATGATTCTTCACAATTTGATTCAGGAAATAGATTGATGGCTTTTGCGACAACATTTAATCCTTTTGGTCCTAAGATGACTTTAAATGTACCGGCCTCATTTGGAGCGGTTGGAAAAAGTGTATTACCACAAGCAGCTTTCAGAATGACTGAAGATTTAGCACCTTTAAGTGCATCTCAATTCTCAATGCTATTTAAAGGAACATCAATCGCGAGGGCTACACCAGCGACACGAGGGTTATTAAATTCATATTTAAATAAAGGTTTAAACGGAGTAAATAGTGTAGGATTATATCGAACAGTTTACCCTGCTGCTGCAAAGGCAGTTATACCACATAATGATCATAATAATAGATAA